The Sedimentibacter sp. zth1 DNA segment CATGTTTCTTTCTACAGATTGTGTTTCACTTATTATATCTATTTTCCATCCAGTTAATTTTGCTGCAAGTCTTGCGTTTTGTCCTTCTTTACCAATTGCTAAAGATAACTGATTATCCGGTACTACTGCAACAGCAGCTTTCTGTTCTTCATTAACTGTTACATTCAAAATTTTTGCAGGTCCTAAACTATTTGCTATAAATATAGATGGATCTTTATCAAAAACAACTATATCAATTTTTTCTCCATGTATTTCACCTATAATAGTTCTAACTCTAACACCTTTATTACCTACACAAGATCCTACTGGATCAACGTTTAAATCGTTTGAGTGTATTGCTATTTTTGATCTTGAGCCAGCTTCACGAGATATACTGCGTATTTCTAATACACCATCATGAATTTCAGGAACTTCTAACTCAAATAATCTTTTTATAAGATTAGGATGCGTTCTTGATAACAAAATATTAGCACCTTTTCCAGTATTCTTAACTTCAAGTATAACTGCTTTTAATCTATCACCTTGATTAAAGTTTTCTCCAGGTATTTGTTCAGTTTGAGTAATCACACCTTCTATTTTACCTAAGTCAATATATATATTACCTCTATTTACTCTTTGAACAATACCATCAATTAAATCGCTTTCTCTACCTTCAAATTCATTAAATATATTTTCTCTTTCAGCTTCTCTAATTTTTTGAAGAATAACTTGTCTTGCAGTTTGTGCAGCAATTCTACCGAAGTCCTTTTTAGGTTTAATTTCAATTTTAACGATATCTCCAACTTCATATGAAGCTTTTATATTTCTAGCTTCTTCTAATGATATTTCTTCTTGAGGTTCCTGAACCTCAAGAACTACAGTTTTGTCTGCATATAATCTATAATCACCTGTAACTTCATCAGATTCTATAGAAAAATTATTAGATTTACTATAATTCTTTTTATAACCTGATTCTAATGCTGCCCTAATTGCTTCAATTACTACTTCAGGAGAAATTCCTTTTTCTTTTTCAAGTTCCCCCAATGCTCTTAATATATCTTTGCTCATTTTAACCTCCATTAAAAAAATTCAACAGCTTTATTTATTTTAGAAATATTTTTAAGTTCAATTATTACTTTTTCTTTTCCAACTTGTACTGTTACAGTTTCTTCAGCTTTTTCTAAAAGTGTTCCAATAATAAATTTAGTACCATTAACATTTTTGTAAAGTTTTATTTCAACTTCATTATTTATGTTATCGATAAAATCCGATTCCTTTTTAAAAGGTCTATCAATACCTGGAGAAGATACTTCTAAATAATATTGTTCATCAATGAAATCCATTGTGTCTATTTTTTTATTAAAAGCGTTGCTTATCATCGAGCAATCATCTATATTAATACCGCCATCTTTATCTATATAAATTCTTAGATACATAAATGGACCTTCTTTTACATACTCTATATCAATTAGTTGATATTCAGTATCTTTAATTATTTCATTTATGATATCTGTAGCAGTTTGTATAATTAGTTTTTTGTTCATAATTTCCTCCTTTGACTTAATTTATTAGTATAATTAGAAAGAGTGGGATTTACCCACTCTTTGACGTCATAACTTTCTTTTGTAGATTATATCATATAATAAACCAAAAATCAAATAAAATAATAAAAATTTCATATTTTTGAGTAAGTTATATACAATTTATATAAAAATATGACTTTTTATATAAATTATTTGTATATATATATGATAACCTTATTTTAAAAGTGTATCCTTTAAATATCAAAAATTAAAAATAGAAATTTGATTTGTTTTATCTAGATTTTGTAAACAACCATGTTTATCAAGAACCTCAATAACTGTTTTAGTAACTCTTGCTCTTTTTACAATGTCTTCAACAGAAATGAATTCTCCTTTTTCTCTTTCATTTTTAATACTTATAGCAGCATTTTCTCCTAATCCCTGTAATCCAACTAAAGGAGGTAAAATCCCACCTTGTACAACCTTGAATTTTTTATCATCTGATTTGTACAAATCAACTTTTTCACATTTAAAGCCTCTTTTATACATTTCATTGGCAACTTCCAAAACTGTATACATATCTTTTTCTTTTGTAGTTTTCTCATTACCTTTATCTTCTATCTCTTTCATTGCTTGCTTTATAGCATCCTCTCCGTTTGAAATTACTTCAGCATTAAAATCCTGTGCTTTCATTGTGAAATATGATGCATAAAATGCTTCTGGATAATGAACTTTAAAATATGCGATTTTAACAGACATCATAACATAAGCAACAGCATGAGCTTTAGGAAACATATACTTGATTTTTTGACATGAATCAATATACCATTGCGGTACATTTTGTTCATTCATAGCTTCAATATCTGAATCTCTAAGTCCCCTACCTTTTCTTACTCTTTCCATTATTACAAAGGAGAGCTTCTTTGCAACACCTTTATGAATTAGATATGTCATAATATCATCTCTTGTTGCAATAACTTCTTTTATTACACAGGTATTGTTTAGTATCAAATCCTGTGCATTTCCAACCCAAACGTCTGTACCATGTGACAATCCACTTATACGAAGCAAGTCAGAAAATGTTTTAGGTTGTGTTTCCAATACCATTTTTCTAACAAATGCTGTACCAAACTCTGGTATTGCAAGCGTTCCAGTTTCACAATTTATATCATTTTTAGTAACATTAAGTGCTTTAGGGCTTGTAAATATTGACATCGTTTCAGCGTCATCTAGTGGAACATCCTTGTCATTAATTCCTGTAAAGTCCTCAAGCATCCTAATAATACTTGGCGTATCATGACCTAGCAAGTCAAGCTTCAATATACGTCCAGAAATAGAATGATAATCAAAATGTGTTGTTATAGAACCAGATTTACTATTATTTGCAGGATATTGTATAGGAGTAAAATCGTGTATATCCTTATTACGAGGAACTACCATAACACCACCAGGATGCTGACCAGATGTTCTTTTTATACCTACACATCCTTGAATAATTCTGTTGATTTCAGCATTTCTTTTAGGTATATGCTTATCTTCAAAATAATTTTTAACAAACCCGTATGCTGTTTTATCAGCTATTGTGCCTATTGTACCTGCTCTAAAAACCTTACCAACACCAAATAGCTCTTCTGTATATTTCATTGCAACACCTTGCTCTTCACCTGCAAAGTTCAAATCAATATCTGGTTCTTTATCTCCTTCAAATCCTAAGAAAACTTCAAATGGTATATCATGACCATCTTTTCTAAGCTTTTTACCACACTTTGGACAATCCTTGTCTGGCATATCCACTCCAGAACCATAAGAACCATCCGTTATAAACTCGGAATACGTACAATGGTCGCATATATAATGTGGTACAAGTGGATTAACCTCTGATATTCCACTCATTGTAGCTGCAAATGACGAACCAACGGAACCTCTTGAACCTACAATGTAACCGTCTTCATTTGATTTTTTAACTAGCTTTTCAGCAATGATATACATGATTGCATATCCATTGCTTATTATTGAATTCAACTCCCTATTAAGTCTGCTCTCAACTATCTCTGGTAACACATCCCCATAAATCCTATGTGCTCTTTCAAAACATATTGTTCTAAATTCATCATCAGCACCATCGATGATTGGTGGAAATGTGCCATTTGGTATAGGTAAAATATTTTCAATACTATCTGCTATAACGTTAGTATTTGTTACAACCACTTCATAAGCTAAATCTTGACCGAGATATGAAAATCTTTCTAGCATTTCATCTGTAGTCATTAGATATAATGGTGCTTGATCTTCAGCATCTTCAAAGCCTTGTCCTGTCATAAGTATTTTTCTATATAGCTCATCCTCTTTATTTAAAAAGTGGACATCACCAGTTGCTATTACAAGTTTGTTAAGTTTACGTGCTAAAGCGATAATTTTTCTATTTATATCTTTTAGCTCTTCGAAATCTTTAACCCTACCATTTCTAACTAAAAATGCATTGTTTTCAAGCGGCTGAATTTCTAAGAAATCATAGAATTCTGCTATATTTTCTATTTTTTCATCACTTTCACCCTCTAAAATAGCTTTATATAATTCACCTGCTTCACATGCAGTTCCAATTATAAGACCCTTTCTAACTTTATTTAAATCAGATTTTAAAATTCTTGGTTTTTTATAGAAGTGGTTTATGTGTGAATCTGATACAAGTTCATATAATGATTTTAGTCCTTCATAGTTCTTAACTAAAATATTAATATGGTATGACATTTTTTTGTTCATATCTATGCTATCTTTTAGTGTGTCATCAAGTATTGAAAAACTTGTTATTTCTTTTTCTTCTAAAATCTTATATAGCTCTAGTAATAAAAATGCTGTAGCCTTAGCATCATCGACTGCTCTATGGTGATTTTCTAAAATAATATTAAATTTTTTAGTGAGAGTATTAAGTTTATAATTCCTAATACCTTTAACCAATGCTTTAGACAACTCTAATGTATCAATTACTGGCATATCATAAACTTCATTAAATCTACTTCTGAATTTTTCTTTAATAAATTTAACATCAAAATTGGCATTGTGTGCTACTAATATAGCATCGTTTCCCACAAACTCTTTAAATGAATTAAGTGCATCTTCGATTGTTGGTTGACCCACAAGCATTTCATCTGTAATACTTGTTAATTCAATAATTTTATCTGGCAGTTTCATGTTTGTACTAATAAGAGTATTAAAATTATCTACTATTTGTCTATTTTTAATTCTTACTGCGCCTATTTCAATTATATGGTCTTTTCTAGCATTAAAACCAGTAGTTTCAATATCAAAAACTACTAACTCACTATCAAGTGTTTTATCTTGGCATTTATATGAAATGGATATACCATCATTTACAAGGTAACCTTCCATTCCGTAAATAACTTTAAAATCATCACTAGCTGTGTCCATGGCATTAGGATATCCTTGTACAACACCATGGTCTGTAATTGCAAGAGCTTTATGTCCCCATGATTTTGCTAGCTTAGCATAGTCAGCAAATGGACTAATTCCATCCATAGAACTCATACAAGTATGCAAATGAAGTTCTACTCTTTTTACTTCCGCATTGTCAATTCTTTTAGCAACTTTAAACTCAGATTCTTTAATCGCTCTTGACATGACAACCAATTCTTTACTAAAGGAATCAAATTCAGCATTACCTATTACTTCAACTGCTTTGTAATTTGCCATTTCATCAATTTGTTCAGGTGTCATATTTTTTCTACAAAAATACTTCACATTTATTGTATCTAAAAAGTCAGTAACTGAGAATATAAACAACGTACTTCCACTTTTCAATTCTCTTCTATCACATGCTATAACTTTACCTTTAATATGAACTTCTCCAGAATTATCATTTATCTCAGAAATTTCACTTAATTCTAGAGTGCCAAATTTTTTTTCATCTCTAACATTTTGTTTAACTCTATTGAACGGTTTCTGAGTAAATGTCTGTGCTTTAGGTTGGTCAGCTGATTTTTTAGAAATATTTCCGTCTGAAAGAGATTTCATAATTTCATCATTAATTATTTCAGCATTATTATTTACAACTATGTTCTTATCTAACATAATACTTATATTTAACTCAGTATTGTAAAGCTTCAAGAAATACTCTTTTATTTTTCTGTCTATTGAATGTTCTTTTAATTTAGCAAATGCCAGTTCATTAGAAATTTTAATAATTATACTTCCATTTTCCAATGATATATTTGAGGATTTATAACACATTAGTGATACTTTCCTAATTAAATATTGTACGTTTATTAATATCGTATCATAAAAATTTTTATCATTTTCTATATCAATATTATAACTAATACAAAATTCAACATTTACCATATTAGAATAACGTTCTTTTATTTCATCAATAGCTTTGTCTATCTCAACTAAACTTATTGCATTATTTGATACAAATACAAATCTTATCAGCTTGTCCTCTTTGACAACTTCTATTTTATTTAAATTCGCATTAGAAATTCCTTTATATTTACTAAAATCAACTAACATTTTTATCTCCAATATTTTCAACTTTATCTCTATCTAATCTATTATAATATAAAAAAGCTGTATAATACAGCTTTTATTTTAATTAATTTTTTCTATTTCTTCTAATAATACTTTAATTATTTCTTCTTCATTAACTTTTCTAATAATTTCGCCCTTTTTGAATAGTAACGCTTCTCCATTGCCAGATGCAAAACCTATGTCTGCTTCTCTTGCTTCGCCCGGGCCATTAACTGCGCATCCCATTATGGCTATTTTTATGTCTTTTTTGATTGGTGCAACAGCTTTTTTTACATCTTTTACAATATTTATTAAGTCTACTTTTGTTCTTCCACATGTTGGGCAAGAAATAACGTCTATCCCATATGGTCGCAAACCTAAATACTGCAATATCTTTCTTCCTATTATTACTTCTCTTACAGGGTCCTCAGTTAGTGAAACTCTAATTGTGTCACCTATACCCAATAGGATAAGTGAACCTAGTCCCATTGAAGTTTTAATAATTCCATCTTCATCTGAACCAGATTCGGTAATACCTAAATGTATTGGATAATCAGTGCGTTTTTTAAGCTCAATATTTGCATCATATGTCAATTTTACATTAGTTGCTTTTATTGATATTACGATATTATCATAATTATATTTTTCTACGAGTTTTACCTGTTCTAATGCACTTTCAACTAAAGAAAATTGATTTACACCGTTGTATTTGTCTAAAAACTCTTTTTTTACAGAGCCAGAATTTACTCCAACTCTAATTGGTATATTTTTATCTTTACATGCTTCTATAACTTTTTTTACATTATCTTCTGAACCAATATAACATGGATTGATTCTTATTGCATCAATACCATTTTCTACAGCATACAATGCCATTTTATAATCGAATTGAATATCTGCAATAATTGGCATATTGGTGTATTTTTTTAATGTCTTTATAGCCTTAGCATCTTCTTCTGAGTCAATAGAAGCTCTTATAATATCGCAACCATTTGCTTCAAGCAGTTTAACTTGATCAATTGCTTGATTTATATTATTGCTTAAATTAAAATTCAACATCGATTGTACAGTTATTTTATTGTTTCCACCTATTTTTAGATTTCCACAGTTTATTACTTTAGTCATAATATTATCTCCTATTTTATAGCTATTACTAAAATAATCTTACTACATCCTTGTAAGTTACAAATATCATAAGTGTTATCAATAGTACAAAGCCTACAAAATGTACAAAACCTTCTTTTTCTATAGGAATTTTCTTTCCTCTTATCTTTTCAATTATCAAAAACACCAATTTGCTACCATCAAGTGCGGGAATTGGTAATAAATTAAAAAAACCTAAATTAATACTTAGTAAAGCAACCAAATTAAGCAATGGATAAATACCTAGTTTTGAAGTTTCACCTATCATACTAACTATTTGAATAGGTCCACCAACTGAACCCTCTTTTACGTGTCCTCCAAATAAATTTCCAATAAATTCAAACATTAATCTTATATAATATCCTGTCTTGTAAAATGATGAAGCTACCGTTGTTATAAACGATTTCTCAACATGTGTATTAAATCCAAGCTGCGCTACTTTTTTAGGTACAACTTCAAATTTTAACTCCTGTCCATCCCTTTTTACAGTAATATTCAATTTATCTTCATTTAAAGCGTTAATCGCTAATCTTATATCTTCAAAGTTAGATATGTCTATATTGTTAATTTTTATTATTTCGTCATTTGTTCTAATTCCAGCTTTATATGCAGGTGATTGTTTGTCTTTTGTCTCAACGATTGATGTTTCAAATTGTTCGCTTTTAGAATAGATACCAATTATATTTCTTGTATATTGGTTTACTCTAAAATCTAAAGTTTCTTTATCTCTTTCAACTTTAATATCCAATGGTGTTTCAAGGTTTTCAGATGTTTTTTCCAATAAATCATATATGATTTCATCCCATATATAAACCTTATCGCCATTTATTGATACAATTTTATCATTAGGTCTAATCCCAGCTTTATAAATCTCTGAATTTTCATCCATTTGATTTACTGTGTTTCCTAATACTCCGAAACCGAAAGATATGATTATAAATATAATTATGGCAAGAACAAAATTCATTATTGGACCAGCTGCAATAACTTTAAATCTTTGCCATACAGTTTTACAATTATAACTTGTACTTGACTGAACATCTTCTTCTTCACCTTCCATCCTAACAAAACCTCCAATTGGAAGTAATCGTATAGAATAAACGGTTTCGTTTTTAATTTTTTTATATATTATGGGTCCCATACCAATTGCAAATTCTTCAATTTTTATCCCTACGCTTTGTGCTACCTTATAGTGACCAAATTCGTGAATAAGTATAACTAGTGAAAATACAAATATTGTTGCAATAAAAGTTACCAAATTATATCCTCCATTAAATAAAATATGTTACAAAATAATAAACTACTGGTGCAACAAACAACACACTATCAAATCTGTCTAATATTCCACCATGACCTGGCAAGAAATTACCAAAATCTTTTACTGAGTGCTCACGTTTAATTTTAGATGCAAGTAAATCTCCAAACATAGAAAGTATTGAAGCGAATACATTAAATATTATAATAGGCAATAAGTTTTTTATTCCTAAAATTTCAAAAAATATTATACAAAGTATAGTAGAACCTATTATACCACCTATTGCACCTTCTATAGTTTTTTTAGGACTTATATTAGGGCACAATTTATGTTTGCCAATAAACACTCCTGTAAAATAAGCAAATGTATCTGTTCCAAAAGAAATCAAATATACAAGCCAAACGTATGGTGTATTGTTCAATTTAATCATATAATACATAAACATTACTACGTATAAACCAACGAATAATGTATTAGCCAATCTAGTTAATGTAATATCTTTATTAGTAACATAAAAAATAAAGTTTGCTAAAACGTATATCAAAATAATAAAATTAAATGAACTAAATTCTACAAAGTAACCAACCAAATACAATGTTAAAATAAGTAAATAGTTTATTGAAGCTTCATATGGAAATTTTTCATTATTTCTAAACAATTTTGATAATTCATGAACACCAATTGCTGCTATCAATAAATAAACAGCATCAAATAATAATCCACCAATATATGTTACTAATGCAATTATTAAACCCCCTACAATACCTGTGATTATTCTTTTTTTCATAATACACCACCTATTTTTTACCAAATCTTCTACTTCTTTTTTGATATTCTAATATTGATTCATAGTATTCATTTTCTTTGAAATCAGGCCAAAATATATCTGTAAAATAAAATTCTGTATAAGCTAATTGATATAATAAAAAGTTGCTAAGTCTAATTTCTCCACTTGTTCTAATTAAAAAATCGGGATCATCAAAATCTTTTGTATACAAGTAATCTTTGAATTTTTTTTCATTTAAATCATCTATATTAATTTTATTATTTTCAACGTCATTTATAACCTTTTTTACTGCTTTAATTATTTCATCTCTTGAACCATAACTCAATGCAATGTTAAGGTTGAATCTATTATTATATTTAGTCTTTTCTAAAGCCTTTTGTACTTCTATTTTAATATCGAAAGGAAGGTCTTCAATGTTTCCTATCAAACTAATTTTGATATTATTTTTATGGATTCTATCTAATTCTTTTTTTAAAAATTCCAATAGTAGATTCATTAGACAATCTACTTCTACTTTATCTCTACCCCAATTTTCAGTTGAAAAGGCATATACCGTTAAAGCTTTTACTCCTATATTAATGGAAGATTCAACAATTTCCATTATTCTTTTAACGCCTTCTCTATGTCCCATAGCCGTTGGTAATTTTCTTGTCTTAGCCCATCTTCTATTGCCATCCATTATTATAGCAACATGTTGTGGAACAATACCTTCCAATATTTCATCTTTTAAATTCATAGCTACCTCTTGTACTAATTGTATTTAAATATCAAAAAAAATGCACTAATACAGACTTAATCAATAATTAAGCCTGTATTAGATGATTTAGTAATATGTCACATATAATGTTATATAGTCACTGCTTTCTAGGTTTTTAATAACGTAAGGATTGCTTAGATTATTAAATTTTGAATTAGTACCTTTTAACTTAACTATTTTAATGATTTTATTACTTTTTTCTTGAAGAAATTTTAAAGTTTCGCTTAAAGGAGAACCTGTTAAGTTATCCATTCTATACCTCTAATATCTCTTTTTCTTTAGATTTGTAAATTTCGTCAATAAATTTAGTATATTTGTCTGTAAGCTTTTGAGCATCCTCTTCAGCTTTTTTTAAGTCATCTTTTGTTAATTCACTTCTTTTTTCTAATTTTTTGAAAACATCTATTACATCTCTTCTGATATTTCTTAATGCAATTTTTCCGTTTTCTGTTTCTTTTTTTACTAATTTAAGCAGGTCTTTTCTTCTTTCTTCTGTTAATTGAGGAATCATTAATCTAATAATCTTTCCATCGTTTGAAGGGTTGATTCCCAAATCTGAACTCATGATTGCTTTTTCAATTTCTTTTATACTTGATGCATCCCATGGTTGGATGATTAAGCATCTTGGTTCTGGAACAGAAATATTTGCAATTTGATTAAGCGGAGTCATAGAACCATAATAACTAACTTGTATTCTGTCTACAAGTTTTGGACTGGCTTTTCCAGCTCTGATTGTTCCAAGCTCTTCCTTTAAATGATCAACTGATTTTTTCATTTGTTCTTCACGATTAATTAATTCTTGTTTATACATTTTATACCTCCTTAATAATAGTTCCTATATTTTCGCCATGAATAATACGTTCAATATTTTGTGGATCTTCTATACCAAAAACTAGTATTGGTATTTTATTATCCATACATAATGATGTAGCTGTAGAATCCATAATTTTCAACCCTTTATTAAGTACATCTATGTATGTTAAGTTGTCATATTTTACTGCATCTTTAATTTTCTTAGGGTCTGCAGAATATACACCGTCTACACCGTTTTTTGCAAGTAATATAATATCAGCATTTATTTCTGCTGCTCTTAGTGCAGCAGTAGTATCCGTTGAAAAATAAGGGTTACCAGTTCCACCTGCAAATATTACTACTTTTGAAGTTTCTAAATGTTTCACAGCTTTACGTCTTATATATGGTTCTGCAACCTGTTTCATTTCAATTGAAGTTTGTGCAACTGCTACTACACCAATTTTTTCAAGGTGTGTTTGCAATGCTAAACCATTTATTATAGTACCTAGCATTCCCATATAATCTGATGTTGTTCTATCCATATCTTTTGCGGATGCACCACGCCAAAAATTACCGCCACCAACTACAATAGCTACTTGAACACCAAGGTCATTAACTGTTTTAACTACTTTTGCTATAGACATAATTGTTTTTTCATCAATTCCATGTCCTATACCGCCAGATAAAGCTTCACCACTAATCTTTAATAATACTCTATTGTATTTACAGTCCATTTTGCCTCCTTATTGTTCTTATTTTAACTAATGGAGAACCAAATAATAGTTCTCCATTATATAATATTACATATTTATTTGTTTAGCAACTTCTTCTGCAAAATTTTCAGATTTTTTTTCTAAGCCTTCGCCTACTTCAAATCTTTGAACTCCACTAAGTTTAATAGATTTTCCTATTTCTTTACCAACATTTTCGATAAGTTTTTTAACTGTTAAATCACTATCTTTTACAAATGGTTGTTCAACTAAGCAAACTTCTTTTAATTCTTTGTTAAGTCTTCCTTCAACCATTTTTTCAACTATAGCTTGAGGTTTTCCTTCATTTAATGCTTGAGCCATTAATACTTCTCTTTCGTGAGCTAAGTATTCTTGATCCACATCGTCTTTTGTTATATATTTAGGATTCATAGCAGCTACTTGCATTGCTAAATCTTTACCTAATACTTCTAACTCTTCTTTGCTAGCTTCTGATTCTAAACCAACGATAACTGAAATTTTACCAGCACCGTGTACGTAACCTACAACTGCACCATTTGTTACTTCAACTTTATCAAATCTTCTTAATGTCATATTTTCGCCGATTGTAGCTATTTTAGATGTTAATACTTCTTGTACTGTTTTATCTTCTCCATCATATTTAGCATTTTTTAATTCTTCAATGTCCTTATAGTCACCATTAACCAATATTTTAGCTGTTGTGTTTATAAATCCTTTAAAATCTTCATTTTTAGCAACAAAATCTGTCTCGGAATTTACTTCTACTACAACACCCTTTTTACCGTCTTGACTTATTGCAAAAGCTGTTAAACCTTCAGCAGCAATTCTACCTGATTTTTTAGCGGCTTGTGCAAGACCTTTTTCTCTTAAAAAGTCAATTGCTTTTTCCATATCACCGTTTGTTTCTTTTAATGCTTTTTTACAATTCATCATACCAGCATTAGTAGCTTCTCTTAATTCTTTTACCATTGATGCAGTTATATCTGCCATTTAATTTCCTCCTTATTTTAAAAAAAGTAAGGAAATAAGGAGCAAACCCTTAATCCTTACTTTTAGTTAATTTCTTATATTTATTTACTACTCTGCAATTTTTTCTTGTTCTTCTTCAGTAACAACTTTTTCTTCTTCAGTAGTATCAACTAATTGCTCACCTTGTTTTCCTTCGATTACAGCATCAGCAATTGTTGAAGTTAATAATTTAACGGCTCTGATAGCATCATCATTACCAGGAATTACTAAATCAATTTCATCTGGATCACAGTTAGTATCAACTATAGCTACTACTGGAATTCCTAATATATGAGCTTCTTGAACAGCGATTTTTTCTTTTCTAGGGTCAACTATGTATATAGCTCCAGGAACTTTACCCATATTTTTAATGCCACCTAAGAATTTCTCTAATCTTTCAGCTTGATGTTTTAACTTAATAACTTCTTTTTTAGTTAAAAGATTGAATGTTCCATCTTCTTCCATCTTTTTCAATTCATTAAGTTTATCAATTCTTTTTTTAATAGTTTTGTAGTTTGTTAACATACCACCTAACCATCTTTGACTTACAAAGTGCATTCCACATCTTAAAGCTTCTGTTTTAATTGACTCTTGAGCTTGCTTTTTAGTTCCAACGAATAAAACTTCTTCACCATTAGCTACTACATCTTTAATAAAGCGGTATGCTTCATCAACCTTATCACTTGTTTTTTGTAAATCGATAATATAAATTCCGTTTCTTTCTGTAAAAATATACTCAGCCATTTTAGGGTTCCATCTTCTAGTTTGGTGACCGAAGTGAACACCAGCTTCAAGTAATTTTTTCATGCTTACTATTGCCATTTTTTATTTCCTCCTTTTGTTTTTCATCCAGCATCGTCATACTTTACTCAAGACTCATATATATGAGCACAACTCTCGCAAATCGGACACTGTGCATAGTACCTTGGTATTATAACATACTAAATTTTTCATAGCAAGATTTTTTTTAAAAATAATGTAAATTAATTATTAAAAACATTAAACATATCAATAACACTATATCTATTTCAAGTATTACCATATATATCTAATTTATTCATATTAAATATTTTTAAAATATACTATGGTATTTTATCATTTATTTAGATTTTTCACATTTCAAGCATATAATTTCATTGTTCTTCTTAACTTTCATATTGCCGCATACATCACATATTTCATTTGTTGGCTCATACCAAGAAATATAATCACAATCTGGATAACCACTGCATCCAAAAAATCTTCTACCTTTTTTTGTGTATTTAACAACTAAATCTTTACCGCATCTTGGACATTTAACATCTATCTTTTGTAAAATTTGTTTAGTATTTTTACATGATGGGTAGTTTGAACA contains these protein-coding regions:
- the tsf gene encoding translation elongation factor Ts yields the protein MADITASMVKELREATNAGMMNCKKALKETNGDMEKAIDFLREKGLAQAAKKSGRIAAEGLTAFAISQDGKKGVVVEVNSETDFVAKNEDFKGFINTTAKILVNGDYKDIEELKNAKYDGEDKTVQEVLTSKIATIGENMTLRRFDKVEVTNGAVVGYVHGAGKISVIVGLESEASKEELEVLGKDLAMQVAAMNPKYITKDDVDQEYLAHEREVLMAQALNEGKPQAIVEKMVEGRLNKELKEVCLVEQPFVKDSDLTVKKLIENVGKEIGKSIKLSGVQRFEVGEGLEKKSENFAEEVAKQINM
- the rpsB gene encoding 30S ribosomal protein S2 gives rise to the protein MAIVSMKKLLEAGVHFGHQTRRWNPKMAEYIFTERNGIYIIDLQKTSDKVDEAYRFIKDVVANGEEVLFVGTKKQAQESIKTEALRCGMHFVSQRWLGGMLTNYKTIKKRIDKLNELKKMEEDGTFNLLTKKEVIKLKHQAERLEKFLGGIKNMGKVPGAIYIVDPRKEKIAVQEAHILGIPVVAIVDTNCDPDEIDLVIPGNDDAIRAVKLLTSTIADAVIEGKQGEQLVDTTEEEKVVTEEEQEKIAE